A genomic segment from Alteribacillus bidgolensis encodes:
- the allE gene encoding (S)-ureidoglycine aminohydrolase, whose protein sequence is MGYPKDLLSSRSIIKHGLYALIAPEGLVNNVIPGFENCTISVLGSPKLGASFVDYMVTMHKDGKNSDGFCGQKDVESFVYVLGGKVKVSVEEQNFILEESGYLYCPPGTKMYLENLIEEDSRLFLYKQKYKPLEGRKPWVVSGHANHIEFRDYDDMHNVHIKDLLPTDLDFDMNFHILSFDPAASHPFIETHVQEHGAYLLSGEGMYNLNNEWIPVKKGDYIFMGPYVHQAAYSVGREPLTYVYSKDCNRDPEL, encoded by the coding sequence ATGGGTTATCCTAAAGATTTACTTTCAAGCAGGTCTATCATAAAACATGGCCTATATGCACTTATTGCGCCCGAGGGTTTAGTGAACAATGTTATCCCTGGATTTGAAAATTGTACCATTTCCGTTTTAGGTTCTCCTAAGCTAGGGGCAAGCTTTGTTGATTATATGGTGACGATGCATAAGGACGGAAAAAATAGCGATGGTTTTTGCGGTCAAAAAGATGTCGAAAGCTTTGTTTATGTCTTAGGAGGTAAAGTGAAAGTATCAGTTGAGGAGCAAAACTTCATCCTAGAAGAAAGTGGCTATTTGTATTGCCCGCCGGGGACAAAGATGTATTTAGAAAACCTTATTGAAGAAGACTCAAGGCTATTCCTCTACAAGCAAAAATACAAACCTCTCGAGGGACGAAAGCCATGGGTTGTTTCAGGTCATGCCAATCACATCGAATTTAGAGATTATGATGATATGCATAATGTGCATATTAAGGATCTTTTACCAACAGATTTAGATTTTGACATGAACTTCCATATTCTATCATTTGATCCTGCAGCAAGTCACCCATTTATTGAAACACATGTACAGGAGCATGGTGCTTACTTATTATCAGGAGAAGGAATGTATAATCTTAATAATGAATGGATTCCGGTGAAAAAAGGTGATTATATTTTCATGGGCCCCTACGTTCACCAGGCTGCTTATTCAGTAGGAAGAGAGCCGCTAACATATGTCTATTCTAAGGATTGCAATCGCGATCCGGAACTTTAA
- a CDS encoding SDR family oxidoreductase, whose protein sequence is MRHVLIIGATSGIGKALAHQYAKEKYPLVLTARDRKEMERIASDIHIRHHVPVSVKTIDAESFDTHADFFASCVEEAGKLSGMFLVHGYMIDQETAQNDFTKAKKMIDVNFTSYVSLLETAARYFERERSGFIGVITSVAGDRGRKSNYIYGSSKGALSVYVQGLRNRLYASGVHVATIKPGFVDTKMTYGLNGLFLVAQPEDAAKRVHESIRKKHDVIYVPGFWWMIMFIIKSIPERVFKRLKL, encoded by the coding sequence ATGAGGCATGTTCTAATCATAGGAGCCACATCAGGGATCGGTAAAGCGCTCGCTCATCAATATGCTAAGGAAAAATATCCTTTGGTCCTCACGGCGCGGGATAGAAAAGAAATGGAGAGAATCGCCTCTGATATCCACATTCGCCATCATGTTCCCGTCAGTGTAAAAACCATCGATGCTGAGTCCTTTGATACACACGCCGACTTCTTTGCATCCTGTGTGGAGGAAGCCGGAAAACTTAGCGGGATGTTCTTGGTCCACGGATATATGATCGATCAGGAAACAGCCCAAAATGATTTCACGAAAGCCAAAAAAATGATAGATGTTAACTTTACATCTTATGTGTCCTTACTAGAAACGGCTGCCCGTTATTTTGAAAGAGAAAGGAGCGGCTTCATCGGTGTCATAACCTCCGTTGCCGGGGACCGAGGTAGGAAAAGTAATTATATTTACGGATCATCCAAAGGGGCCTTATCTGTATATGTGCAAGGATTGAGGAATCGATTGTATGCTTCGGGAGTCCATGTGGCTACCATCAAACCCGGGTTTGTTGATACTAAAATGACTTATGGCTTGAATGGTCTGTTTCTAGTGGCACAGCCGGAAGACGCGGCCAAAAGGGTACACGAATCCATTCGTAAGAAGCATGATGTGATTTATGTCCCCGGTTTTTGGTGGATGATCATGTTCATTATAAAGTCAATTCCAGAGCGAGTCTTTAAACGACTTAAGTTGTAG
- a CDS encoding lysylphosphatidylglycerol synthase transmembrane domain-containing protein, with protein sequence MNASYIKHKLWISLLLGLLTLIAFGLWTDFKVLQRIFTRFEWNYLPLIFSLTFLGYLLRFLKWEVFLRTIGIRISIKNSLMIFISGMSMAITPGKAGEFLKSFLLKSSEKVDIARTAPVVFSERLTDLLAMIILAAWGITRFSNGGWFLVITSLILVSAVFLVQNKRLVQSIFIKFKKYPVMSWISGRLEVLYESSNKLLRFKTILYATMISTVSWFLECLSFYFVLRGLDLNQSVLEAVFVFSFSSIAGALSMLPGGLGVTEASMTGLMIGLGIDHSKAIAAMVMGRFATLWFGVILGSAVLLINFKRWFYTETEKQIK encoded by the coding sequence ATGAATGCGTCTTATATAAAGCATAAACTATGGATTAGTTTACTTCTAGGCCTGCTTACTCTCATAGCTTTTGGTTTATGGACCGATTTCAAAGTGCTGCAGAGAATCTTTACCCGTTTTGAATGGAATTACTTGCCACTAATTTTTAGTTTAACGTTTTTGGGGTATCTGTTGAGGTTTTTGAAATGGGAAGTGTTTCTGCGTACGATAGGGATTCGGATTTCCATAAAAAACAGCCTTATGATTTTCATCAGCGGTATGTCTATGGCAATTACACCCGGAAAAGCAGGCGAGTTTCTGAAATCTTTTTTACTCAAGTCGTCGGAGAAAGTGGATATTGCCAGGACAGCTCCGGTTGTGTTTTCTGAAAGGCTCACGGATCTTTTGGCAATGATTATCCTCGCTGCCTGGGGCATTACTCGATTTTCCAACGGAGGTTGGTTTCTAGTCATTACTTCGCTGATACTCGTTTCAGCTGTTTTTTTGGTGCAAAATAAAAGATTGGTTCAAAGTATTTTTATTAAATTTAAGAAATATCCCGTCATGAGCTGGATTTCAGGCCGATTAGAAGTGTTGTATGAGAGTTCGAATAAGCTCCTGCGGTTTAAAACGATTCTTTATGCCACAATGATAAGTACAGTTTCCTGGTTTTTAGAATGTCTTTCTTTTTATTTTGTGCTTCGGGGACTCGACTTGAATCAAAGTGTTTTGGAAGCCGTATTTGTTTTTTCCTTCTCTTCCATAGCCGGTGCGTTGTCTATGCTTCCAGGCGGACTTGGGGTAACGGAAGCCAGTATGACTGGTTTAATGATAGGACTAGGAATTGATCATTCTAAGGCCATAGCTGCAATGGTAATGGGCAGATTCGCAACACTTTGGTTTGGGGTCATCCTTGGAAGTGCTGTTTTACTTATAAATTTTAAGCGATGGTTTTATACAGAAACTGAGAAACAGATAAAATGA
- the allC gene encoding allantoate deiminase — protein sequence MEGLKEEIVRKLHDLGKFGNDPDGGVSRLLYSKSWVEAQNAVKAWLEKEGFEARFDEVGNLFGTLIGTKSDETILTGSHIDTVKNGGLYDGQYGIVAGIIAINYLKEKYGQPLRNLEVVSMAEEEGSRFPYTFWGSKNIVGIAKQKDVETIADFNGISFEEAMKETGFHFKDESKGMRKDVKSFVEIHVEQGSILEAEKKSVGIVQSIVGQRRFSVQLTGDSNHAGTTPMGHRRDTVYAASQMISEIITMAKEVGDPLVTTVGNIEVKPNMVNVVPGKTNFTIDVRHIDKNEIVQYTNKVKNTIATRAKEHDVEAEIDMWLDIDPVPMDAKIVKVIETVCNVNDLNYKMMHSGAGHDAQIFAPVVPTAMLFVPSHKGISHNPAEHTEPEDLAEGVKALIGTLYELAYKE from the coding sequence ATGGAAGGGTTGAAAGAAGAGATAGTTAGAAAGTTACATGATCTTGGGAAGTTTGGAAACGACCCCGATGGCGGAGTCTCACGCTTACTTTATTCAAAGTCGTGGGTGGAAGCCCAAAACGCCGTTAAAGCATGGTTAGAAAAAGAAGGGTTTGAAGCTCGCTTTGATGAAGTAGGAAATTTATTTGGAACCTTAATTGGTACAAAATCGGATGAAACTATTTTAACGGGTTCCCATATAGATACCGTAAAAAACGGAGGATTATATGATGGACAATATGGAATTGTGGCGGGGATTATCGCCATCAACTATTTAAAAGAAAAGTATGGCCAGCCATTACGTAATCTTGAAGTAGTATCCATGGCCGAAGAAGAGGGCAGTCGATTTCCATATACTTTTTGGGGATCTAAAAACATTGTGGGCATAGCAAAGCAAAAAGATGTGGAGACCATTGCTGATTTTAACGGGATTTCGTTTGAAGAGGCCATGAAAGAGACAGGCTTCCACTTTAAAGATGAATCAAAAGGTATGCGTAAAGATGTAAAATCCTTTGTTGAAATCCATGTTGAACAAGGTAGTATCTTGGAAGCAGAAAAGAAATCTGTTGGTATCGTACAAAGTATTGTTGGACAAAGACGCTTTAGTGTACAACTAACAGGCGACTCAAATCACGCTGGAACAACACCAATGGGTCATAGAAGGGATACTGTTTACGCCGCTAGTCAAATGATTTCTGAGATTATTACAATGGCAAAGGAGGTTGGGGATCCACTAGTGACCACGGTTGGCAATATTGAAGTGAAACCGAACATGGTTAATGTGGTGCCAGGGAAAACAAACTTTACCATTGATGTCCGGCATATTGATAAAAACGAAATTGTCCAGTATACAAATAAAGTGAAGAATACCATTGCCACGCGTGCAAAAGAGCATGATGTAGAAGCTGAAATCGATATGTGGCTGGATATAGACCCTGTACCAATGGACGCGAAAATAGTAAAAGTCATTGAAACTGTATGTAATGTAAATGATTTGAATTATAAAATGATGCACAGTGGTGCCGGACACGATGCACAGATTTTTGCACCAGTTGTTCCGACGGCGATGCTGTTTGTACCAAGCCATAAAGGAATCAGCCATAATCCGGCAGAACATACAGAACCAGAAGATTTAGCAGAAGGTGTAAAAGCACTGATTGGTACCCTTTATGAACTAGCTTATAAAGAATAA
- a CDS encoding decaprenyl-phosphate phosphoribosyltransferase, with protein sequence MIAQLRPKQWTKCLLIFAAPVFSEKFLETEAMVTTVMAFFCFAFTASTVYIINDIIDVEKDRLHPEKSKRPIASGALSIRTAISFGILLLILSIITAYWITPLFAGILLFYLAKNILYCIWLKHVVIIDVMIIAIGFVLRGFTGAVVVDVGLTSWFILCTMLLALFLALGKRRHELKLLNGDKARQRKVLDHYSLQFLDQLISIVTAATIITYSLYTANTEENAYMMWTIPFVIYGIFRYLYLVHMKQEGGSPERVLLEDKHILLTVIFFSISVMFIKIYLQ encoded by the coding sequence TTGATTGCCCAGCTGAGACCAAAGCAGTGGACAAAGTGCCTGCTTATTTTTGCTGCTCCGGTCTTCTCGGAAAAATTCCTTGAAACCGAAGCGATGGTTACGACCGTTATGGCTTTTTTCTGTTTTGCCTTTACTGCCAGCACAGTGTACATAATTAACGATATTATTGACGTGGAAAAAGACCGGCTTCACCCGGAAAAATCAAAGCGTCCAATCGCATCCGGGGCACTGAGCATCCGGACTGCTATTTCGTTCGGAATTCTTTTATTGATTTTATCCATAATTACAGCTTACTGGATTACTCCTTTATTTGCCGGTATTCTTTTATTCTACTTGGCCAAAAACATCCTTTATTGCATATGGCTAAAGCATGTCGTGATTATTGATGTCATGATCATCGCTATAGGGTTCGTCCTCCGTGGCTTCACAGGTGCCGTTGTTGTGGATGTCGGCTTGACTTCCTGGTTCATCCTTTGTACCATGCTGCTTGCCTTGTTTCTTGCTTTGGGTAAAAGAAGGCACGAATTGAAATTGTTGAATGGCGATAAAGCAAGGCAAAGAAAAGTTCTCGATCATTATTCATTGCAATTTTTGGATCAGCTGATTTCCATTGTTACCGCTGCTACAATTATTACTTATTCTCTATATACGGCGAACACAGAGGAGAATGCATATATGATGTGGACGATTCCATTTGTTATCTATGGTATTTTTCGTTATTTGTATCTCGTTCACATGAAGCAAGAGGGGGGGAGTCCGGAAAGGGTTTTGCTTGAGGATAAGCATATTCTGCTTACGGTTATTTTTTTTAGCATCAGCGTCATGTTCATAAAAATTTATTTGCAGTAA
- a CDS encoding glycosyltransferase family 39 protein encodes MKEKQLTITQAKEKEGTFILRKSDWIISFSLFLFALLVRIPYMYDVPRFIDEWREVELSAQIARGEIWPLHNTSHDIGAFHNYVLAGLFKLFGYSVYLPRLYVVLLSAGTVVVSYWIARHWFGRLHAMIAASLLATNSMHIFVTHMAWANVTTPFFVSLAVLVTLKTIGQKRRSLWALAGLTWAIALQTHPSVIAALLGVVFYVITHSGWRAFYRESGYRIAIVVFIAGYSNMIIHNIIKPLDSFLWVKRKDYALNQEFSIGGYIENILEMIMELIRSLSSTFPDGEGWLHGISFLIMILFIIGLTHGFRRLMRFRHGSLLLAIVIASLLVIPILNDQYEFYLWTRYIAYLFPLCLVAIAVGFGDWIQPWIGRRDKHKQRNIKRGTVILAAWAVILILPLYYLHSYAESYIQSGRDNSAEFLAFRTLKSEHQKQSIIAVDKQGKQAEALSKMFRVKGFNSPLVGIDPNESLEAQEVPSNWEEEKDFTFYTRWEKVFMKDTPDTWYVLSMDTKDKLTLIFGITWKDVKTIQGKGGHLTYFICRIDSMEY; translated from the coding sequence ATGAAGGAAAAGCAGCTTACTATTACTCAGGCTAAAGAGAAAGAAGGAACTTTTATACTCCGAAAAAGTGATTGGATAATCAGCTTTAGTTTATTTCTTTTTGCGCTTCTCGTCCGGATTCCTTACATGTATGATGTTCCTCGGTTCATTGACGAGTGGAGAGAGGTTGAATTATCGGCTCAGATTGCAAGAGGTGAAATTTGGCCTTTACATAATACGTCCCATGACATCGGGGCATTTCATAATTATGTATTAGCCGGACTATTTAAATTATTCGGATATAGTGTGTACTTGCCACGATTATATGTAGTCCTCCTCAGTGCGGGAACCGTAGTTGTCAGTTATTGGATAGCCAGACATTGGTTCGGACGGCTGCACGCTATGATCGCGGCTTCACTTTTAGCCACTAACAGTATGCATATTTTTGTCACGCACATGGCATGGGCAAACGTCACGACCCCATTCTTTGTAAGCTTAGCTGTGCTGGTTACCTTAAAGACAATCGGACAAAAGAGACGGTCTTTATGGGCTTTAGCTGGTTTAACATGGGCAATAGCCCTGCAGACTCATCCTTCAGTTATAGCCGCTTTACTAGGAGTGGTTTTCTATGTGATAACCCATTCGGGGTGGCGAGCTTTTTATAGGGAATCCGGTTATCGAATAGCAATCGTCGTTTTTATTGCAGGATACAGCAACATGATCATACATAATATTATAAAACCTTTAGACTCGTTTCTTTGGGTTAAGCGGAAGGACTATGCACTAAATCAGGAGTTTTCGATTGGAGGTTATATTGAAAATATCCTAGAAATGATCATGGAACTTATCCGATCTTTATCAAGCACGTTTCCTGACGGAGAAGGATGGTTGCATGGGATTAGTTTCCTGATCATGATTCTCTTTATCATTGGCTTGACACACGGCTTTCGTCGATTAATGAGGTTTCGTCATGGGTCTCTCCTGTTGGCGATTGTAATAGCGAGTCTTCTTGTGATTCCTATATTGAACGATCAATATGAGTTTTATTTATGGACTAGATACATCGCTTATCTTTTCCCACTTTGCTTAGTTGCTATAGCTGTAGGATTTGGTGATTGGATACAGCCTTGGATTGGAAGAAGGGACAAACATAAACAACGGAACATAAAGCGTGGGACAGTTATACTGGCGGCATGGGCGGTCATTCTAATTCTGCCCCTATACTATTTACACAGTTATGCTGAGTCATATATTCAATCCGGCCGTGACAATTCTGCGGAGTTTTTAGCATTCCGAACACTGAAGTCCGAACATCAAAAACAGTCTATTATAGCTGTGGACAAGCAAGGTAAACAAGCCGAAGCTCTCAGCAAGATGTTTCGAGTGAAGGGGTTTAACAGTCCATTGGTGGGAATAGATCCGAACGAGAGTCTTGAAGCTCAGGAGGTCCCATCGAATTGGGAAGAAGAAAAAGACTTCACTTTTTACACCAGATGGGAAAAAGTTTTCATGAAAGACACACCTGATACCTGGTATGTTCTTTCCATGGATACCAAAGATAAATTAACCCTTATTTTTGGAATTACCTGGAAAGATGTAAAAACAATTCAGGGGAAAGGCGGACATCTGACTTATTTTATCTGTCGAATCGATTCTATGGAATATTAA
- a CDS encoding thioredoxin domain-containing protein: MISLANRLIHEKSPYLLQHAHNPVDWFPWGGEAFEKAKRENKPVMVSIGYSTCHWCHVMERESFEDEEVAELLNDRFVAIKVDREERPDIDSIYMLACQAMTGHGGWPLNVFVTPDQKPFYAGTYFPKHSMRGMPGMIDVVTQLYDKYQEDPEKVKEVSDKMTDVLQPRTAEGQSDLTEEVLKKGLEQLRQNFDINYGGFGGAPKFPTPHILMYLFRYYRCFKDETALKMALKTLEGMAAGGMYDHIGFGFSRYSVDDKWLVPHFEKMLYDNALLAIAFTEAYQLIGEDRFRETAEEIFTYILRDMQDEKGGFYSGEDADSEGVEGKFYVWTPDEIKQVLGEEDGELFCNVYDITDEGNFEGNNIPNLIRQSPEAFAASHKLDPVNVKETLEKGRKKLFEHREKRVHPHKDDKILTSWNALMIAALAKASRVFNEPRYLEEAVKAFSFIENELTAEDRLMVRYRDGEVKHKGFIEDYANVLWAAIELYESSLNLSYLEKARHYGDQLIELFWDHENGGFFFYGKDGEELLVRPKETYDGAMPSGNSVAAVQLLRLARLTGETTYEEKTRQSIDAFAKELKQYPSGHMYFLQSYLLLHSHMKEVVVLTNADDEETKMVTEQLQQEFYPEVTYLISENPERFSDAAPFAAAYRQVEGKTTVYICENFTCHHPVTDIEEALKMLG, encoded by the coding sequence ATGATTTCGTTGGCTAATCGCTTGATTCATGAAAAAAGCCCTTATTTATTGCAACACGCACATAATCCCGTTGATTGGTTTCCGTGGGGCGGAGAGGCATTTGAAAAGGCCAAACGAGAAAATAAACCGGTTATGGTGAGTATAGGGTATTCGACTTGTCATTGGTGCCATGTGATGGAAAGGGAAAGTTTTGAAGATGAAGAAGTGGCAGAATTACTGAATGACCGGTTTGTGGCGATTAAAGTGGATCGGGAAGAACGGCCTGATATTGATTCGATTTATATGCTGGCCTGCCAAGCAATGACAGGTCATGGCGGCTGGCCGTTGAACGTGTTTGTTACCCCAGACCAAAAACCTTTTTATGCCGGGACGTATTTTCCAAAACACAGCATGCGCGGGATGCCGGGGATGATTGATGTTGTAACCCAGCTGTATGATAAATACCAAGAAGACCCGGAAAAAGTGAAGGAAGTCAGCGATAAAATGACCGACGTATTACAGCCGCGAACGGCGGAAGGACAATCCGATTTAACAGAAGAAGTGCTGAAAAAGGGATTGGAACAGCTCCGGCAGAATTTTGATATTAACTATGGCGGGTTTGGCGGTGCTCCGAAGTTTCCAACGCCTCACATATTAATGTATCTTTTCCGCTATTACCGGTGTTTTAAGGATGAAACAGCATTAAAGATGGCGCTGAAAACGTTAGAAGGCATGGCAGCGGGCGGGATGTATGATCATATTGGCTTTGGATTTTCAAGGTACTCGGTCGATGACAAATGGCTTGTCCCTCATTTTGAAAAAATGCTTTATGACAACGCTCTTTTGGCGATTGCCTTTACAGAAGCCTATCAATTGATTGGTGAAGACCGCTTCCGTGAAACAGCAGAAGAAATTTTCACTTATATTCTTCGTGATATGCAAGACGAAAAAGGCGGCTTTTACTCTGGAGAAGACGCCGATTCTGAGGGAGTAGAAGGAAAATTTTATGTATGGACGCCTGATGAAATAAAACAAGTGCTCGGTGAAGAAGACGGCGAACTGTTTTGCAATGTTTACGATATTACTGACGAGGGAAATTTTGAAGGAAATAATATTCCAAACCTCATCCGCCAATCTCCGGAAGCTTTTGCTGCAAGCCACAAGCTGGATCCAGTAAATGTGAAGGAAACACTTGAAAAAGGGCGGAAAAAATTATTTGAACATAGGGAAAAACGAGTGCATCCGCATAAAGATGACAAAATATTAACCTCATGGAACGCATTGATGATTGCTGCTTTAGCCAAAGCTTCTCGTGTATTTAATGAGCCCCGCTATTTAGAAGAAGCAGTAAAAGCTTTCTCGTTTATAGAAAACGAGCTTACGGCAGAGGACCGCTTGATGGTTCGCTACCGTGATGGCGAAGTAAAGCATAAAGGATTTATAGAAGACTACGCCAATGTGCTGTGGGCAGCGATTGAGCTGTATGAAAGCTCGCTTAATCTTTCTTATTTGGAAAAAGCAAGGCATTATGGCGATCAGTTAATAGAACTGTTCTGGGACCATGAGAATGGCGGCTTTTTCTTTTATGGAAAAGATGGGGAAGAATTACTGGTGCGTCCGAAAGAAACGTATGATGGCGCGATGCCTTCCGGTAACAGTGTTGCTGCTGTTCAGCTATTGCGCCTTGCCCGTTTAACCGGTGAAACGACGTATGAAGAAAAAACGCGGCAATCAATTGATGCGTTTGCAAAAGAGCTGAAACAATATCCGAGCGGCCACATGTATTTTCTCCAAAGCTACTTGCTGCTTCATAGTCACATGAAAGAAGTAGTCGTTCTTACAAACGCAGACGACGAAGAAACGAAGATGGTGACCGAACAGCTGCAGCAGGAATTTTATCCTGAAGTCACTTATCTTATAAGTGAAAATCCAGAACGGTTTAGTGACGCTGCCCCGTTTGCAGCCGCGTATCGGCAAGTAGAAGGCAAAACAACAGTATATATATGCGAAAACTTTACCTGTCACCATCCTGTAACTGACATAGAGGAAGCGTTGAAGATGCTGGGTTAA
- a CDS encoding ketoacyl-ACP synthase III, giving the protein MTQSKARITAIGSYIPERVLSNADLENIVDTNNEWIVQRTGMKERRITSENEFTSDLCIKAVKNLMQNYDKTVDDVDLIIVSTTTADFVFPSVACQLQETFKMKSTGAFDLNATCAGFTYGLHVANGLISSGLHKKILVIGGETLSKATDYTDRSTCVLFGDGAGAVLVEYDEENPSFISSVLGTNGEGGIHLYRSGLSKEMNGMKLLGDGNMVQNGREVYKWAVRSVPIGLQTLLEKAHLRTEDIDWFVPHSANLRMIESICEKSHISMDNTLYSVKKMGNTSSASIPLALDLGIKEQKLHYGDTVVLYGFGGGLTYTGIIIKWGVPDR; this is encoded by the coding sequence ATGACTCAATCAAAAGCTCGTATTACTGCGATTGGCTCTTATATTCCAGAACGTGTTTTATCTAATGCAGACTTAGAAAATATTGTTGATACAAATAATGAGTGGATCGTTCAAAGAACAGGGATGAAGGAAAGACGTATCACTAGTGAAAATGAATTTACATCGGATTTATGTATTAAAGCCGTGAAAAATTTAATGCAAAATTACGATAAAACCGTTGATGATGTAGACTTAATTATCGTTTCCACAACTACAGCAGATTTTGTATTTCCAAGCGTAGCTTGTCAATTACAAGAAACATTCAAGATGAAGAGTACCGGTGCTTTTGATTTGAATGCTACATGTGCCGGATTTACATATGGTTTGCATGTAGCCAATGGACTAATCTCTTCCGGTCTCCACAAAAAAATATTGGTGATTGGGGGAGAAACCTTATCGAAAGCTACAGATTATACTGATCGGTCAACTTGTGTTCTGTTCGGTGATGGGGCTGGTGCAGTTTTAGTCGAATACGATGAGGAAAATCCAAGTTTTATTTCTTCCGTTCTGGGAACGAATGGCGAAGGTGGAATTCATCTTTATCGTTCTGGCTTGTCAAAAGAAATGAATGGTATGAAGTTGCTTGGCGATGGAAATATGGTTCAAAATGGACGTGAAGTATACAAGTGGGCAGTACGATCGGTTCCAATAGGTTTACAAACTTTGTTAGAGAAAGCCCATTTAAGAACGGAAGACATTGACTGGTTTGTACCTCATAGTGCAAATTTAAGAATGATTGAATCCATTTGTGAAAAATCACATATTAGTATGGACAATACATTATATAGTGTTAAAAAAATGGGAAACACCTCATCGGCATCGATACCATTAGCACTCGACCTTGGGATAAAAGAACAAAAATTACATTATGGAGATACGGTTGTCTTATATGGTTTTGGCGGAGGGCTTACATATACCGGAATAATTATTAAATGGGGAGTTCCGGACCGATAA
- a CDS encoding FAD-binding oxidoreductase, with protein sequence MSRSIKGALSGWANFPKETGYIYRPEKYKDLQEILRSKNQFHYISRGLGRSYGDTALNKQSGIISHTRFNRFLYFDDQVQVLECEAGVTFKEIIELFLPRGYTLPVTPGTKYVTVGGAIANDVHGKNHHRDGSISNHILDIKLLTPSGGIMTCSRQENQELFRATMGGIGLTGIILSARIKLMKVESSYIEVDYKKAAHLDDAIDMLNETDDLYQYSVAWIDCISRNRSMGRSVLMLGNHASKEQVDKNEPLSLKKRRKLKVPFNLPAFVLNPYSIKAFNSFYYSRFKNTSEVLVDYDSFFYPLDVILSWNRIYGKTGFIQYQVVFPLETSRQGLTKLLQKLSRARCSSFLGVLKRFGENENGLLSFPRKGYTLALDIPFRGGEQLLTFIRELDEVVLSYGGALYLAKDSLMTPGTFARMYPKLSTFQEIKAKIDPDGLFSSSMARRLNIVRDIG encoded by the coding sequence ATGAGCAGATCAATCAAAGGTGCTTTATCAGGGTGGGCAAACTTTCCGAAAGAAACAGGATATATTTACAGACCAGAAAAATATAAAGATTTACAGGAAATATTACGATCCAAAAACCAGTTTCACTATATTTCTCGAGGGTTGGGAAGAAGCTATGGCGATACCGCCTTAAATAAGCAAAGTGGTATTATCTCGCATACTCGTTTTAATCGCTTTCTTTATTTTGACGATCAGGTACAAGTGTTGGAATGTGAAGCTGGGGTTACGTTTAAAGAAATCATTGAATTGTTTTTGCCGCGGGGATATACTCTTCCGGTCACACCAGGAACCAAATATGTGACGGTTGGCGGAGCCATAGCTAATGATGTACACGGTAAGAATCATCACAGGGACGGCTCGATCTCCAACCATATACTCGATATTAAACTGCTTACTCCTTCCGGTGGGATTATGACCTGTTCCCGTCAAGAAAATCAAGAATTATTCCGGGCGACAATGGGAGGGATTGGCCTTACTGGAATCATTCTCAGTGCCCGCATTAAATTAATGAAAGTGGAATCGTCCTATATTGAGGTTGATTACAAAAAGGCAGCTCATCTCGACGATGCCATCGACATGCTCAATGAAACGGACGACCTGTATCAATACTCTGTAGCCTGGATCGATTGCATATCGAGAAATCGCTCGATGGGCCGCTCAGTACTTATGTTGGGGAACCATGCTTCAAAAGAGCAGGTGGACAAAAATGAGCCTCTTTCACTAAAAAAGAGAAGAAAGCTAAAGGTGCCTTTCAACCTGCCTGCTTTTGTGCTCAACCCTTACAGCATAAAAGCATTTAATTCGTTTTACTATAGTCGCTTTAAAAACACTTCCGAGGTACTTGTTGACTATGATTCTTTCTTTTATCCGCTGGACGTAATTTTAAGTTGGAACCGCATATACGGAAAAACAGGGTTTATTCAGTATCAAGTCGTGTTCCCCCTTGAAACGAGTCGCCAAGGACTCACGAAACTTCTTCAGAAATTAAGTCGAGCACGGTGCTCCTCATTTCTGGGTGTTTTGAAGAGGTTTGGTGAGAATGAAAATGGCTTACTGAGTTTTCCGCGTAAAGGGTACACGCTGGCTTTAGATATTCCGTTTAGGGGTGGCGAACAGTTGTTGACGTTTATACGAGAATTGGATGAAGTGGTGCTCAGCTATGGAGGTGCCTTGTATTTAGCGAAGGATTCATTAATGACTCCTGGTACGTTTGCCCGGATGTATCCGAAACTTTCTACGTTTCAAGAAATTAAGGCCAAAATAGATCCCGATGGCCTCTTCTCATCCTCAATGGCCAGGCGGTTAAACATTGTGAGGGATATCGGATGA